ggaatctaaaacaaaatccagaaaatcacattgtatgatttttaagtaattaatgtgcattttattgcatgacataaatatttgatacatcagaaaagctgaacttaatatttggtacagaaacctttgtttgcaattacagagatcatacgtttcctgtagttcttgaccaggtttgcacacactacagcagggattttggcccactcctccatacagaccttctccagatccttcaggttttggggctgtcgctgggcaatacggactttcagctccctccaaagattttctattgggttcaggtctggagactggctaggccactccaggaccttgagatgcttcttacggagccactccttagttgccctggctgtgtgtttcgggtcgttgtcatgctggaagacccagccacgccccatcttcaatgctcttactgagggaaggaggttgttggccaagatcttgcgatacatggccccatccatcctcccctcaatacggtgcagtcgtcctgtcccctttgcagaaaggcatccccaaagaatgatgtttccacctccatgcttcacggttgggatggtgttcttggggttgtactcatccttcttcttcctccaaacacggcgagtggagtttaaaccaaaaagctctatttttgtctcatcagaccacatgaccttctcccattcctcctctggatcatccagatggtcattggcaaacttcagacgggcctggacatgcgctggcttgagcagggggaccttgcgtgcgctgcaggattttaatccatgacggcgtagtgtgttactaatggttttctttgagactgtggtcccagcactcttcaggtcattgaccaggtcctgccgtgtagttctgggctgatccctcaccttcctcatgatcattgatgccccacgaggtgagatcttgcatggagccccagaccgagggtgattgaccgtcatcttgaacttcttccattttctaataattgcgccaacagttgttgccttctcaccaagctgcttgcctattgtcctgtagcccatcccagccttgtgcaggtctacaattttatccctgatgtccttacacagctctctggtcttggccattgtggagaggttggagtctgtttgattgagtgtgtggacaggtgtcttttatacaggtaacgagttcaaaaaggtgcagttaatacaggtaatgagtggagaacaggagggcttcttaaagaaaaactaacaggtctgtgagagccggaattcttactggttggtaggtgatcaaatacttatgtcatgcaataaaatgcaaatgaattacttaaaaatcatacaatgtgattttctggatttttgattccgtctctcacagttgaagtgtacctatgatataaattagagacctctacatgctttgtaagtaggaaaacctgcaaaatcggcagtgtatcaaatacttgttctccccactgtaagtaagaatgctgttcattgactatagctcagcattcaacaccatagtacgccccaagctcatcattacgcttgaggccctgggtctcaaccccgccctgtgtaattgggtcctggacttcccgacgggccacccccaggtggtcagTCGTCTTCAACACccagggccccacaagggtgcgtgctcagcccactcctgtactccctgttcacccataactgcgTGGCCATCATCAAGTTATCAGACCAACAACGacgaggagggaggaggtgagggctctcggatTGTGGTGTAAGGAATATAACTTCTCACTCAACAAAACAATGGAGATAAttgtagacttcaggaaacagcagagggaacctcaggaggctgaagaaatttggcttgtcaattaaaaccctcacaaacagccctccaggacacctacagcacccgatgtcacaagaaggccagAAAGATTATCAATGACaacaaccatccgagccactgcctgttcaccccagtaccatccagaaggcgatgtcagtacaggtgcatcaaagctgggaccgagagactgaaaaacagcttctatcgcaaGGACTGTTaatcagccatcactagcacagagaggctgctgcctacatacagacttgaaatcattggccactttaataaatggagcactagtcactttaataatgccactttaaaatgtttacatcttacattactcatctaatatgtatatactgtattctatacggTCTATTGCATCTTTGCCTGtgcactctgacattgctcatccatactgtatatttatatattcttagtCCATTCCTTTTCTTAGATTTGTGttttaggtatttgttgtggaattgttagatattacttgttagatattgctgcacggtcggaactagaagcacaagcatttcgctacactcgcaataacatctgctaaccatgtgtatgtgaccaatacattttatttgatttttgatttgaatTGTAAATTCGGAACTCGGACCCTTTTCTAGAGCTATgagctgaagatcactgacgtcatcatgattcgaccttgtttttttcagagttcccagttgtcttgaaagcaccataaatccagagaatgacagactttgatgacaacatttgcccacaagaaggacctcCGTGTCATCTTCcttttcaagtgagcacagcacaacaagatgagtccaaaaatgtattgtaatatGCAGggaagatatgtatactgtagctaagaaagtaatagtaagtgtatgttgtgtagtaagctgttagtagcccatgtgtctcACCCTTAGAATTtggtccctctccccctcaggacttagcctactgttctgactagGTGGTGCACATGTAACCTGTagcctgtttttgagaaatgtcatctattgaatattgtaagagctttcattgtctgcttatatgcccccgttATTTGTCCTACAGGTCTGACTTGGTATACAGGGAGAATAATGTAAGAACGACCCATGTTCTGAAATCTGTCGTTGTACATttaaaaagtgctgaacaaatagttacagTATATCGACAACTCACTCATTAACGTCTTAAACAAAATTACGGCTTGCCTGttatccgctcatcgttcccttttgcaaaagtttgtacatctcaattgttataTAGCTTATATAGGTCTATGTCATTTGTGTATTATAATTAGCTGATGTGCTTTTCTTGATGAGGAGGAGAtactatacagtgagggaaaaaagtatttgatcccctgctgattttgtacgtttgcccactgacaaagaaatgatcagtctataattttaatggtaggtttatttgaacagtgagagacagaataacaacaaaaatatccagaaaaacgcatgtcaaaaatgttataaattgatttgcattttaatgagggaaataagtatttgatcccctctcaatcagaaagatttctggctcccaggtgtctttcatacaggtaacgagctgagattaggagcacactcttaaagggagtgctcctaatctcagtttcttacctgtataaaagatacctgtccacagaagcaatcaatcaatcagattccaaactctccaccatggccaagaccaaagagctctccaaggatgtcagggacaagattgtagacctacacaaggctggaatgggctacaagaccatcgccaagcagcttggtgagaaggtgacaacagtttctgcgattattcgcaaatggaagaaacacaaaagaactgtcaatctccctcagcctggggctcgatgcaagatctcacctcgtggagttgcaatgatcatgagaacggtgaggaatcagcccagaactacacaggaggatcttgtcaatgatctcaaggcagctgggaccatagtcatcaagaaaacaattggtaacacactacgccgtgaaggactgaaatcctgcagcgtccgcaaggtccccctgctcaagaaagcacatatacatgcccgtctgaagtttgccaatgaacatctgaatgattcagaggacaactgggtgaacgtgttgtggtcagatgagaccaaaatggagttctttggcatcaactcaacttgccgtgtttggaggaggaggaatgctgcctatgaccccaagaacaccatccccaccgtcaaacatggaggtggaaacattatgctttgggggtgtttttctgcttaggggacaggacaacttcaccgcatcaaagggacgatggacggggccatgtaccgtcaaatcttgggtgaaaacctccttccctcagccagggtattgaaaatgggtcgtggatggttactccagcatgacaatgacccaaaacacacggccaaggcaacaaaggagtggctcaagaagaagcacattaaggtcccggagtggcctagccagtctccagaccttaatcccatagaaaatctgtggagggagctgaaggttcgagttgccaaacgtcagcctcgaaacattaatgacttgaagaagatctgcaaagaggagtgggacaaaatccctcctgagatgtgtgcaaacctggtggccaactacaagaaacgtctgacctctgtgattgccaacaagggtttttccaccaagtactaagtcatgttttgcagaggggtcaaatacttatttccctcattaaaatgcaaatcaattcataacattttttacatgcgtttttctggatttttttgttgatattctgtctctcactgttcaaataaacctaccattaaaattatagactgatcatttctttgtcagtgggcaaacgtacaaaatcagcaggggatcaaatacttttttccctcactgtataatgttgttgggtctgtaaccatgtttgCCAGTGACAGTCTCTTCGCAATCAAATATTTGTGTTCAACAAAAAGTTCAGCAATAGACCCAAGTAATTCCAGTTGAAATTGTGAGGGTTGTTTTGTTTGCATTTTGTCTGTGCGTCAGTCTATTGTCTACAAAAGTTGATACTCGTGattgtattttccttccttttttgaccagatacagtgcatttggaaagtattcagactccttcactttttacacattttgttacatccttattctaaaattgattaaatatttttttcctcatcaatctacaaacaataccccataatgacaaagtgaaataagttttttagacatttttgctaatttattacaaatataaaacagatataccttatttactttagtactcagacccttttcaatgagactcgaaattgagctcaggtgcatcctgtttccattgatcatccttgagatgtttctacaacttttaaAACACAAAACTATAAAAACCttggaagaaagaggagaggaagagacaggaggagaggaagagagggaagaataggaagagaggaagatgagggagagagtggggagaagagagagagaggtgcaagATAGACATGAGCTTATGTTTACATGATATCTCAGCATTTATATACACTCCACTTTACTAAGCTCTTTTTTGTTTGTCATGATTATCTAATGTCCATTCACCAACAATCACTAATAAACAGTTCCGGTTCTTTCACCTACTTCTTTAATTCAGGATGTCTCCCCGCAGAGGGGCAAAGTATTTGGTTAAATTAAATTACTTTATTATACTACACCTTGAAGATGGTTACTTATACAGCACAGAACAAAATAAATGTGTACACTTCCATGCTATGTAGCATGAAAAAGAAACTTATGCAACTTTCATGGAAGTGTATGAGTTTCTTTTATAGCCTGTGTTCTATAGGCAAGGAACTTCAAGCCCAAGATGGGAAGTTATGACAATAAAGAAGGAACTAAAGGTCGCTCAGCAATGAGGAAGTTAGTCAACTAAACAGATGATACAgtaaccacagacacacacagcctaccACCCACCCATATTTAATGGGGAGTGTTCAATGTCGGATTAGTGGCTGACGCACACACCTATTGTGCATTACATTCCCATTTAAATGATTATCTGGAAGTCCCAGGTAGAGTACAAACTTTGCAGGAGGCTCAACAAAACACCGCTGATCAGCCATATCACCTCTTACTGTACTACAAACATCCTTCTGTCCTCTGAAGATGTCCAGCTCTCAAACAACCACCACTAACGGGGCGGTGGTATTCACCCATGTCTACCCCTATGGGAACGGGATGGGGGTCGCAGGGGTCGCATCTGCTCCTCACTGTCTGGGACAGACGGTCTCTTCAGTGCTGGGAAGTTTCCGGGCAGGGCATCCAAAAGCGCTGGGAGTAAGAATTTATGTTTTACatcatttgaaaatgatttttcaTTTTGGTTGAACGAAGAGAAAAATGAATTTTCTGCTTTGTTTTTCTCTCACAGACCATACAGATCATGATTGGTTTGATGATGCTGTTGACAGGAATCGTGATGACTGCCGGACCACAAGTAGACAATATTGGAGGATTTAGTGGAATATTTGTCTGGGGATCTATCATTGTGAGTGAGCTGCTCTGTCTAATAATAATTTCTAACATTTCCTGTCTGTCGTGATGCAAACAAAACATCCTAATAATTGAATCgtcatatttttttaaagaaatgcaTTAAAAACAATACAGTATGTggaattttaaaaatatatataaaatatttaaTGTATAATGAATGACTTAACAAATGACTTTTATCAATGTATATGTATTTCGCTAGGCCTGTGCCGTTCATACACTCATGCATTTCAGTTTCTGTTGACTTCTATGTGGGAGGAATTCAACTTGAATTTGAATTTTGGTCATACTGTAGAAATATTTTTATcccacatggtaccctactccctatatagggcactacttttatagtgtgctatgtagagaatagggtgccatttggtatgtaGGCTTGTATAATCTCTTCCCTGTTCCTTCTCAGTATGTAGTTGCAGGCTCTCTAACTGTTGCTGCTGACAACAAACTGAACAAATGTCTGGTCAGTATCAACTATTTTTGCCTCAATAAAGTTTAGGCTTTTGATTTATATAGTTCCACTCTATTTTAAAAACATAGAATCTACTTCACATATAGGCACTCATGTTTTCATTCAATCTGTTTGTTTTCCTCCCACAACACAAGCAGTGGGGTGGGCACTGACGATTCAGCAACTGCGAATTGCCCCTTTAATAAAGACTTGCAATAATGATTGTCAACACACTGTATTTTATATTGCATTTCATTCTTCACAACCAATCATTCATTCCCAtgttctctttctgctctctgtcCCTTAGGTAAAAGGCTCCCTTGGAATGAATGTTGTCGCCACGGTTACTGCTTTTACTGGCACCATTCTGCATTCTTTAGACAGTGCTGGGATCCTCTTGTACTACTGTGACTATCCAGGCAATCCTTCATACGACCCTCCATCCTATGTCTACTACCCTAGGTCCTCTGTCTGTCAACAGTATCGGGTATATACCAAATAGTAATTCCTTTGGTCAGGAGATATTTGTAAATCGGTAAAGGGGTATTTATCATCTATAATCGTATTACTAGACTAATGTACGTACTGTTTAATGTTTTTTATTCGTTTAAATTATACTCCATTTGGAGCAGATATGTGATATCTCGAACATGCAAGCAATAGTGAATTAGATGCTATTGAGTTGCTATATAGATGCTATGCTATATAGATGCTATTACTT
The sequence above is a segment of the Salvelinus alpinus chromosome 1, SLU_Salpinus.1, whole genome shotgun sequence genome. Coding sequences within it:
- the LOC139581051 gene encoding membrane-spanning 4-domains subfamily A member 4A-like isoform X1, which translates into the protein MIIWKSQVEYKLCRRLTVLQTSFCPLKMSSSQTTTTNGAVVFTHVYPYGNGMGVAGVASAPHCLGQTVSSVLGSFRAGHPKALGTIQIMIGLMMLLTGIVMTAGPQVDNIGGFSGIFVWGSIIYVVAGSLTVAADNKLNKCLVKGSLGMNVVATVTAFTGTILHSLDSAGILLYYCDYPGNPSYDPPSYVYYPRSSVCQQYRVRSQGISGVLAVFSMLEFIVSICVSSFACRAVCLCCRSTPEQVFIIGNQIPVPHGSMTPSNAPYPPQNNYETGNYPKGPEGGDMGTGFQQNHLPPQYTAVIP
- the LOC139581051 gene encoding membrane-spanning 4-domains subfamily A member 4A-like isoform X2, encoding MSSSQTTTTNGAVVFTHVYPYGNGMGVAGVASAPHCLGQTVSSVLGSFRAGHPKALGTIQIMIGLMMLLTGIVMTAGPQVDNIGGFSGIFVWGSIIYVVAGSLTVAADNKLNKCLVKGSLGMNVVATVTAFTGTILHSLDSAGILLYYCDYPGNPSYDPPSYVYYPRSSVCQQYRVRSQGISGVLAVFSMLEFIVSICVSSFACRAVCLCCRSTPEQVFIIGNQIPVPHGSMTPSNAPYPPQNNYETGNYPKGPEGGDMGTGFQQNHLPPQYTAVIP